The Candida dubliniensis CD36 chromosome 2, complete sequence genome contains a region encoding:
- a CDS encoding membrane import machinery protein, putative (Similar to S. cerevisiae TIM23): MSWIFGKSSTSSTTTTTSTTTNNNDQSTIKQTLGFDPKEVTDVNTIISTPGAISASRLHPLAGLDKGIEYLDLEEEQLNTVEGSKGLIPSRSWTDDLCYGTGAIYLLGLGIGGLYGFQQGLKTLPNSSIPFKVKLNHILNNITKRGPFLGNNAGVLALTYNLIDSTIDGIREKHDDLNSVISGALAGALFKSSAGLKPMTYSSVMMAGVAGIWCGLKRFLQE; this comes from the coding sequence atGTCGTGGATATTTGgaaaatcatcaacatcatcaacaacaacaacaacatccactactactaataataacgATCAATCAACCATTAAACAAACTTTAGGTTTTGATCCTAAAGAAGTTACTGATGTCAATACCATTATATCTACTCCTGGAGCCATTTCTGCTAGTAGATTACATCCATTAGCTGGATTAGATAAAGGAATTGAATATTTAGatttagaagaagaacaattAAATACAGTTGAAGGTTCAAAAGGTTTAATTCCAAGTAGATCATGGACTGATGATTTATGTTATGGTACTGGAgcaatatatttattaggTTTAGGAATTGGAGGTTTATATGGTTTTCAACAAGGTTTAAAAACTTTAcctaattcatcaattccatttaaagttaaattaaatcatattttaaataatattactaAAAGAGGTCCATTTTTAGGTAATAATGCTGGGGTATTAGCTTTAacttataatttaattgattcaacTATTGATGGTATAAGAGAAAAAcatgatgatttaaattcGGTAATTTCTGGTGCTTTAGCTGGAGCATTATTTAAAAGTAGTGCTGGATTAAAACCAATGACTTATTCTTCAGTAATGATGGCTGGAGTTGCTGGTATTTGGTGTGGATTGAAAAGATTTTTACAagagtaa
- a CDS encoding fungus-specific chromosomal protein, putative (possibly fungus-specific), with protein sequence MSFIYPQPMSYYNHSNSSSDNTTTTSTTNTTMTMDIPNCLTPTINLEDQLKLMKQQLSSNSNSNSISTTNFTKTNNNTTTTTTTTTTTTNSHVSSPSETLQPLSPPLSPYQRNATLYSIKQPLPQLPTKLPTKLPTCNPNSKSYLVNGNNHNEFNLENFNDYKLTINIKPISKNYYYNQLKFLNKYDIKRNFNHNSIMGVNNISGTLPIRKYKKRLVYDSSNDDITSTTNNNTDVERIRTRRVVRSSGNTKLDTDTDYDYNYNYDSLNNPSTPLAPKKKNNKKKKKVNPPHGHSSSSSSSSIPILTLQQQLIDESIPDYSPDVTTTLPPNNSKCLKIDWKGQPMDLSNDPNLNKLKHPGEILLASILRLPIAVYLDSKRRLFYEKVSRLKQGKSFRRTDAQKACRIDVNKASRLFAAFEKVGWLNDELFEKYL encoded by the coding sequence ATGTCGTTTATATATCCTCAACCAATGAGTTATTATAATCACTCTAATTCATCCTCAGATAATACCACCACAACCTCTACCACTAATACAACAATGACAATGGATATTCCTAATTGTCTTACTCCTACTATTAATCTTGaagatcaattgaaattgatgaaacaacaattatcaTCCAATTCAAACTCAAATTCTATTTCAACAACTAATTTCACtaaaactaataataatactaccaccaccactaccactactactacaacaacaaattcgCACGTCTCATCTCCTAGTGAAACTTTGCAACCATTATCACCACCATTATCACCTTATCAAAGAAATGCTACATTATATTCCATTAAACAACCATTACCTCAATTACCAACCAAATTACCAACTAAATTACCAACTTGTAATCCTAATAGTAAATCATATTTAGTTAATGGTAACAATcataatgaatttaatttagaaaattttaatgattataaattaactatcaatattaaaccaatttctaaaaattattattataatcaattgaaatttttaaataaatatgatattaaaagaaattttaatCATAATTCTATTATGGGGGTCAATAATATTAGTGGTACTTTACCAATaagaaaatataaaaaaagattagTATATGATTCTtctaatgatgatattacttctactactaataataataccgatgttgaaagaattagaaCTAGAAGAGTTGTTAGATCTTCTGGTAATACTAAATTAGATACTGATactgattatgattataattataattatgattcattaaataatcCATCAACACCACTTGcaccaaaaaagaagaataataagaagaagaagaaagttAATCCTCCTCATGGTcattcttcatcttcatcttcatcttcaataccaatattgacattacaacaacaattaattgatgaatctATACCTGATTATTCTCCAGAtgtaacaacaacattacCTCCTAATAACTCTAAatgtttaaaaattgattggaaAGGTCAACCAATGGATTTATCTAATGATcctaatttaaataaattgaaacatcCAGGAGAAATTTTATTGGCTAGTATATTAAGATTACCAATTGCAGTTTATTTAGATTCAAAACGAAGATTATTTTATGAAAAAGTATCAAGATTAAAACAAGGGAAAAGTTTTAGAAGAACTGATGCTCAAAAAGCTTGTAGAATTGATGTTAATAAAGCAAGTCGATTATTTGCTgcttttgaaaaagttggttggttaaatgatgaattatttgaaaagtatttataa
- a CDS encoding tRNA-dihydrouridine synthase, putative (Similar to S. cerevisiae DUS2), translating to MIEYANKVCLAPMVRSGELPIRLLSLKYGCDLLWTPELVDKKILQSTRIINQELNTIDYIVSNHQQSDKKTVIFRKHPDETGKLILQLGSSDPQLAVEAANKVIDDVDGIDLNCGCPKNFSTHSGMGAELLKTPDKLCCILINLVEKIGIPKKKSISCKIRLFNNYYQSKNLIEKILQTGISNLTIHCRTPIMRNRQDPIWNFLPKLIPIIENSQVNLIINGNMQNVNDLKNLQMALNDNEKKLSIMIAEAAEANPSIFNQFPKPQYLIIKELFEICQKYYENFSATKFLMLNMIPGKSKYFQKISQTKNFHQMDNILNEIFQEYEEILQQQQQQKQQKQQKQQQQPIKGLDKIFTIMNRDCQKSNFFNLEQFHNHINKRGEYMTKFFHEWKDKESIMLKDFDDTPTKRPLVMNDNINISKRQKKKKKTNNQQLQQQQQTLPLKENPIKVT from the coding sequence ATGATAGAATATGCTAACAAAGTATGTCTTGCTCCTATGGTAAGAAGTGGAGAACTACCTATTCGTCttttatcattaaaatATGGTTGTGATTTACTTTGGACTCCAGAATtagttgataaaaaaattttacaatCGACTCGAATCAtcaatcaagaattaaataccattgattatattgtatctaatcatcaacaactgGATAAAAAAACTGTGATATTCCGTAAACATCCTGATGAAACTGGGaaattaatattacaaCTTGGATCGAGTGATCCTCAATTAGCTGTCGAAGCTGCTAATAAAGtgattgatgatgttgatggtattgatttaaattgtGGTTGTCcgaaaaatttttctacTCATAGTGGTATGGGAGcagaattattgaaaactcCTGATAAATTATGTTgtatattaattaatttagttgaaaaaattggtattcctaaaaaaaaatccattAGTTGTAAAATTcgattatttaataattattatcaactgaaaaatttaattgaaaaaattttacaaaCAGGGATATCTAATTTAACTATTCATTGTCGAACTCCAATTATGAGAAATCGTCAAGATCCAATTTGGAATTTTTTACCAAAATTAATtccaattattgaaaattctcaagttaatttaataattaatggtAATATGCAAAatgttaatgatttaaaaaatcttcaaatggctttaaatgataatgaaaaaaaattaagtATAATGATAGCTGAAGCTGCTGAAGCAAATccttcaatttttaatcaatttccaaaacctcaatatttaattataaaagaattatttgaaatttgtcAAAAATATTATGAAAATTTCCTGGcaacaaaatttttaatgTTAAATATGATACCTggtaaatcaaaatattttcaaaaaatatcTCAAAcgaaaaattttcatcaaatggataatatattaaatgaaatatttcaagaatatgaagaaattttgcaacaacaacaacaacaaaaacaacaaaaacaacaaaaacaacaacaacaaccaataaAGGGGTTGGATAAAATTTTCACTATAATGAATCGTGATTGTCaaaaatccaattttttcaatttagaacaatttcataatcataTTAATAAAAGAGGTGAATATATGACGAAATTTTTCCATGAATGGAAAGACAAAGAATCAATTATGTTAaaagattttgatgatACTCCAACTAAAAGACCACTTGTAATGAAtgataatatcaatatatcTAAAcgacaaaagaaaaagaaaaagacaaacaatcaacaactacaacaacaacaacaaacactACCACTCAAAGAAAACCCAATCAAGGTTACTTAA
- a CDS encoding conserved hypothetical transmembrane protein, giving the protein MSSIIYNIFTSSSFISSSNAATIQPSKWRIQISGVMGSTSLACWIVLLMPQLIEQWKLKSVEGIAIGFITIWFIGDIFNLLGAIWANLLPEMIFLAIWFCIADFLMIFSYIYYTKIYPKHHHEHHHEHHHEHHHEHGENEHHHQHHHHSKRRSRGNDNESSPLLNTTRSSSRSRSRSRSRSNSNDHDHDNIHKTRRISSNNKRRRRRSSTLTDIALEPEYHSIFIKYILPILFVIGCGTLGFFISGSSSPPSSPPSSPPPPSNDDSPPSDDQNHYNDKDIIAIGPQIMGYCSAILYLGARIPQIIQNYQRKSVYGLSLLFFLFSTLGNLTYAGQILFYRNDKQYILLNLSWLLGSLGTILEDSLIFLQFYIYRDNNNINDNDDNDEATIE; this is encoded by the coding sequence atgctGTCAATAATCTACAATATATTCACCAGTTCCTCCTTCATCTCTTCCTCCAATGCTGCTACTATACAACCATCAAAATGGAGGATACAAATCAGTGGAGTTATGGGATCAACATCATTAGCATGTTGGATAGTTTTATTAATGCctcaattaattgaacaatGGAAATTAAAATCTGTTGAAGGTATAGCTATTGGATTTATAACTATTTGGTTTATTGGAGATATTTTTAATCTTTTAGGAGCAATTTGGGCAAATTTATTACCagaaatgatttttttagCTATATGGTTTTGTATTGCTGATTttttaatgatattttcatatatttattatactAAAATATATCCCAAACATCATCATGAGCATCATCACGAGCATCATCACGAACATCATCACGAACATGGAGAAAATgaacatcatcatcaacatcatcatcacagtaagagaagaagtagaggaaatgataatgaatctAGTCCATTATTAAATACTACTAGAAGCAGTAGCAGAAGCAGAAGCAGAAGCAGAAGCAGAagtaatagtaatgatCATGATCATGATAATATTCATAAAACTAGGAGAATaagtagtaataataaaagaagaagaagaagaagtagtACATTAACTGATATTGCTTTAGAACCAGAatatcattcaatttttattaaatatattttaccaattttatttgttattggaTGTGGAACATTAGGATTTTTTATTAGTggatcatcatcaccaccatcatcaccaccatcatcaccaccaccaccatcaaaCGATGATTCACCTCCTTCCGATgatcaaaatcattataatgataaagataTTATTGCTATTGGACCACAAATTATGGGATATTGTAGTGCCATATTATATTTAGGTGCAAGAATCCCacaaattattcaaaattatcaacGTAAAAGTGTTTATGGATtaagtttattattttttcttttttcaactttagGTAATTTAACTTATGCTGgacaaatattattttatcgtaatgataaacaatatattttattaaatttaagTTGGTTATTAGGTTCATTAGGAACAATTTTAGAAGattcattgatttttttacaattttatatatatcgtgataataataatatcaatgataatgatgataatgatgaagcaacaattgaatga